The Pseudomonadota bacterium genomic interval ATAAACAACTGTTTCAAAGGAAAACTAAGCATGTCTAACTCGATGCAACACTGGAATGAAAATCAAGTATGTGTCATAGATACTGAAACTACAGGAACGAACCCACTTCTGAATGAAATTGTACAAATTTGCATTTTGCCGTTAGACTCGAACCTCGATCCTCGTAAAGATGTTATACCTTTCTATGTAACAATCAAGCCTGAGTCTCCTGAGTACTGGAATCCAGAAGCAAAAGAACTGAATAGGGAACTCTTTATCAAGGCTATGGCTTCTGGGCATGATTCTGAAAAGGTAAAGGATCTTTTGCGTGACTGGGTAAAGAAACTTAAATTACCCTTAACCAAATGGGGTACACCTCATAGGATCATCCCATTGGGTCACAACTTTGCTTTTGACCGTTCATTCCTTATGAAATGGCTTGGTGACCAATATGAGGAATTTTTCGATGGCAGGTATCGAGATACGATGACTGCTGCACTCTATCTAAATGATAGAGCGGGATTCCATGCAAATAAAGTTGAGTATGCTAAGGTCAACCTTAGGTACTTGTGTTCAACACTTAAAATTGATATGGGTAGCAGAGCACATGATGCACTTGCTGATTGTCTCTCGACTGCACAAGTCTATAAAGCCCTTTGCAGGCAAGGACTACTTGGATGAAATTCAAGATTCCCATGTACAATGCAACAGTACATATTGTCGTTGCAAATGATATAGTCAAAGCAAGAAAAAAGTATGCTAAACTCTTAGAACCCTGCAAAATAGAACACTACTCTGCATTATTCTCTAGCAATGGTAATCTATTTGCTTTGTTCTTTTCGCCAAAGCGGCTTACACATGAACTAATCGGCCATGAAATATGCCACCTTGTTATGGGCATCCTAGACTGGAATAATATCAAAACAATGACTACTAGAGATGATGAACATACTGCAATTCTAACGGGGCACGTTGCAAAGAAAGTATATAAGTTACTGAAAGGATACAAGATAACATGAATGATGAAATCAAACAAATTCTAGATGATTGGAACCAGGCTAATGTTAACCGTAGCCGGGTTATATCTGATAGAGAGGCTAATATGTTCTTAGGCCCAATAACTCTTGAAGATCATCTAGCCTTAGCCCAGGCTGATATTGCTTCACTCAGGAGTACTATGACTCAATTGTTGAATTGCTTAGCCTAAAGACAATAATGCCCGTAACCTTATGATAAGGTTACGGGCATTATTGTCTTTAGGCTACGTGGTTTTTAGGCCATCGAAACTCGATATTACATCCTCTAGTAATTCTCAAAATATCTCGCCTATGTGTAAGAAATCGATTTGGATTCCCGCCTGTCTTACTTGAATGACCGATGCACTTAGCATATTCAAGACTACCATTTGGCATCGAAGCATCAAAACAAAGAAGTACAATTTCCTTACTTCCACATTCTCTGGCGAATGATATTGCACATTTAACTGTAAGTGAATTTATATTAAGATAAAATGTATAAGGACTAAAAATAAATAGCCTCTCAGGTGGCAATAAATCTTTATAATATCGACTTGAGTGTGCTGAGATTAACATTGTTCCACGTTTAGGGAGACATGTTGATTTGATGCTAGAGTCTTGCTGCATACAAAATATTGGATTCTGAATATTAAGAGACTCCACTTTATGTATTGCTTGATTTATTGCAATAATGGGTATATATGGACTAGGAAAATCGGCCTCAGTTAAATAGTCTAGACTTGGTCCTTTGCCAACTATATATGTATAATGATCTGTAAAGATAGGTATAAGCCTAGTAAATGCATTCTCAAGACTAATCGGATACCAGCGTTTCTCATTCTTAACTCTTATAAACTGCATATCAAGCATTTGAGTTGTACGATCATTAGCTCTAGGTAACATGAAACTACCATCTGCTAACCAACGTACTCGTACATTATCATAAACAGCCTTTACCTTACTCTTATCACTTTTTAATACTTTCTCCGCAGGTTCATTATCAGCTTTCTCAGGACCAATATCCTTTACGAGATTCTTGAATCTTCTACTTGCTTGATTATGTACAATGCAAACGTCCTTGACATTAGGATCACGATCAAAAATCTTGACACAACCTGCAGGAATATTTGTAACCTGTAATCCAAGATTC includes:
- a CDS encoding 3'-5' exonuclease codes for the protein MSNSMQHWNENQVCVIDTETTGTNPLLNEIVQICILPLDSNLDPRKDVIPFYVTIKPESPEYWNPEAKELNRELFIKAMASGHDSEKVKDLLRDWVKKLKLPLTKWGTPHRIIPLGHNFAFDRSFLMKWLGDQYEEFFDGRYRDTMTAALYLNDRAGFHANKVEYAKVNLRYLCSTLKIDMGSRAHDALADCLSTAQVYKALCRQGLLG